From Quercus robur chromosome 8, dhQueRobu3.1, whole genome shotgun sequence:
CAAGTTACAGTTTTCTATTACTTGTTTGGAAGTGTATATTATATATGAGGctttgtgttttgtcatttaaAATTGACAAACTACtatttatttcaaaagtttaagctattaggaaaatgtaaatttaattatttaaccattatttaAACATAATAACACTATCCTCAGGTGTGGGGGATACGTGggattattatcatttttttaatttataattggaGGTGGAGTGGAGATAGGATTCAAAGTCAAAGCTACTTGCTACACCAGATACTTTCTATGCCATAATAAATTActagttgccccaaacactttaactattagaaaatgatgaatttaataatttaaccttTATTCTAACAAGAATATTGCCAAACACACGGGCGATGTTGTCTTGGGTACCCAAAAACGGCACACTTATTCCCCACATGGTGGAAAGCAAGATGATAAGTAGGATAAATTAGAGTGCAAAGCAGCTCAATATTGATATATGCCTTTTTTAGCAGCTAGTTTATGGATTCAGATAACATTTATGAAATTTGATCAAAAgttaaaattcgaaaataaatccAATCAAACTAAGTGTATGTAGTTTCTTCCCTCTGACTGAGCTACCAACAACATTATGATTTTGAGTCCACCCCTTCAAAGGATATCACAAATCGGAATAACTTAATCTTAGTACTACACACCTAGCCATTCACACCCTGAAGCAGAAAAACTGGTTCATAACTCTTTCTATTTAGTTCTAACTCACTTTTTAGAGAAGATGGGTGTATCCAAGTACTTGAAAAAGTAGTAGAAACACAACAGCTGGAGTAGCCCAAAACCAGTAGTTAATTGACTTTTTCCATTTCAAGATGACTTTTGGGACTGAATCTGGGCCTTTTGATCTATTCCTGTGTCTGATAGTCTTCGACTTCACCTTATTAACCTTCTCCATTTAAACCTACCGCTTTTCTGGTTCATTCTTCAGGATCGATATCTGGTCCAGCTGCTGAGgcctttttctttgctttcttttcaTGCTCCTTTAGCTTCTTTTCAGATTCCTTTTGAGCTCTTATAGCTGTTTTGGCTGCAGCTTTCTCTTGCAAATTCTTTTTCCTATCCTACATTTCCTTCATCACACTGTTTTCAGAGTAGCTAAATGCTGtcatatgcattttttttttctcccttcagCTCTTCTGCTAAAGAATTAatctcattgttttttttttttttttttttttgcatcatcaagtTGCTTAATTTTGACCTGAATTACTTGATTCTCCTTCCTTGCTCCATCCAAATCACCACCTATGAGCTTAACCTGATCTTGAATGGCTTCTTTTTCTGACCCAGTGAATCCTGAATCTTAGCTCTCATAACAGCAATAGCAAGAACTTTTCCCTTGTCCCCTCTAGCTGTTTGATTTCTTTAAGGAGTTTCTTTTCCTCTGACAATGGAATGCTCTAATGTTGTATGTAGTAATGAAAAATATGGATAAAATTTTTAAGCTCTTCCTCAGATAAACATAAACCACTACCCCGACTGGCATTGCTTGAATTGCGCAACTTCGCAAGAGCCTGTTGCCGAGGTTCCAtctcctttcttttctcatcCAAGATCAACTTAATTGCCTGTTGGCATCTTTCAGAGCTCTAATCTGAGAAATTAACCCTGCTCGATCCGACCTGTTTGCCTTCGGTGCTTCAGTGATCTGAAACCAGACATGATTTTTCCTCTGGTTCTCTTTATCAGCCTgacacaaaaatcaaataaatggaTTTGCTCAGGAGCTGCACACTCGTCAACTGCATCCTTAGGGAAGTTAGCATCTGAAACATCATTTCCTTCTACTTTAATTGGTTCATCTCCAAGTGAACCAAATTTAATGGTCTCCCCAAGCCCAGGCTCTTGATCCAATTTGCCATTTTCCTTCTCATGCAAAACAGTAGTGACTGAGTCTTCTTCAGCTACAGTCTCCACTGGTCCTTGGATCATCTTGGTCCCTTTTCTTGTCTAACACCCGCACCCCAACTCATCTTCAACTACatcacaaattttataataacaaatCATAGGAAAATTGGTTTTCTTAAAGTTGTCTAGGCTTCTGCTTGGACTCAGTGCTGCTGAGAAGTCCTGGCGCACTGCTAAATGCCTCTCCAGTGCTATTAATGGCTCCTGCGTCATCCAAAGGGAGGAAAAAAGGGGGGAGGGGGCGTAAGCATGCACAAGTTCTGAATGGATTTTCAACAAAGTGACATCAGTAGTGCTTGGTACAGGCAAGAGATACAAATTTCCTTGATGAGGCTTATTAGATTTTAAGAAAcactaggaaaaaaaagagaacggtTTTATATCCTAGAAATttaaatcaaaaggaaaaataggaGAGGGGACAGAAAAAGGGCTTCATTTCTCATAAAGTTGTGAACTTGTGTCTCTAGAAGTTTAATGTGggtttttcatattaaaatgAGAGAAGAAATTGAAGTAATTGAAAGTTATTTATGTTGTTTTGTGacaattaaatattattgtcTCACTAAATTGTGGACAGCAAAGGGACAAACTGTTAGTGCTTTACTGAATCTCTGAAACTtagcaaataattaaaatgtaTTAGTTGCATCAATGTGAATCTCTTAAGATTTATGTCATAGAATAAGGTTGGGATGGTGCTTGGCAACATCGATACCTATAACCATGTCTGCTTACATTACTAACTTAAGGGTTGCCATGTGAATCCAGCTCACTTAAACAAATTACTTTACTTAGAAGCTTAGCTTCTCTCCACATCTAGATGTCAATATTTGTCATGCTATCAAGGAATCCTTAATGAATGCATTATTATGTCTTAGCATCAAGCATATTGCGCAATATGCCCTTTCTATAAATACCCTTCTATGTTTTAAGGATTCAGATCTTATAAGATTTAACTAAGGATTTTATAATTTTGCTACACATGCTTTGGGTGactgcaacaacaacaacaaagccttagtcccaatatttttggggttggctatggatcctcaataaGATTACTTAGGTTCACATGTATTTTATGCTTAGGCTGACTGCTCAAGATAAAATACTTAATATGAATTTGGTGGAATTAGATGTACCAAATCAGTTTTCTTAAACCATAAGTTTTTGTTAAGATCATTCATAAAGTTGCCTTGGTTCCTGTTTTAATATGACATTTGCCGGTTTTACTTGTACCAgcaaatatttttatgttgtcAACCCTGCTCTTGTAGTCTTATGAAATCTTGGTACATCCTCTACTATGGAGCCCATTACAAAGGATTTTCCATCCGTTAATTTAaccttcttttcctttgttcccactcatttcaaaattacatatATCTGTTGTATTAGTATTTGGACTCCATGTTTGAAGATTCATAGATCATCTTTTTTCATCTGTTTCTTAACCTTAATGTTTTGGGGAGGTGtaaattttttcctctttgaGAATCAAGTATGCTATTGTACCATTGAATATTACTTGATGTTTGTACTCCATGATTTGAGATATGTGGAGGTCTTCATTGGACCCtcttatcttatttatttatatttccagaTCCTCTTTTGGTTAAGGCTGCAAGAGGAGATCCTGTAAGTTGACCTCCAGCATGGATGATGCGCCAGGCAGGAAGGTATATGTCTGTTTATAGAAAGCTTGCAGAGAGATATCCATCCTTTAGAGAGAGGTCAGAGACAACTGATCTCATTGTAGAAATCTCTTTGCAGCCTTGGGAAGCTTTCCATCCCGATGGAGTTATTATTTTCTCTGACATACTTACCCCTCTACCTGCCTTTGGTGTCCCATTTGACATAGAAGAAGTAAGGGGTCCTGTTATCCAGTCACCAATTTATTCTGAAGAGGGACTGAAGTCTCTGCATCCCATTGACTTAGAAAAACTTCATTTTGTGGGGGAATCCCTTAGGATATTGCGCCGGGAGGTACTCTATATAGTCATTCATGCCTAGAAAGAATAACAATTGTGCtgttttgcatttgttttacATGTAAATTATGAGTAGAAGTGTAGTATCTCTCTTTAGTCTTGCTTCTCTaagttatataattatttattcttttgtgtAGGTTGATGAGAACACTGCTGTTTTAGGTTTTGTAGGAGCACCTTGGACGATAGCTACATATATAGTGGAAGGGTGTACAACGCGCACATATACAACCATAAAGACCATGTGCCATACTGCACCACATGTATTGAGGGCCCTTCTTTCTCATTTGACACAGGCAATATCAGACTACATTGTATTCCAAGTGGAATCTGGGGCTCATTGCATACAAATTTTTGACTCATGGGGTGGACAACTACCGCCTGATATGTGGGAACGCTGGTCAAGGCCTTATATTGAAGAGGTAAATATAAACTTTTCTGGGCACTATAAACTTTTCTTAAACTGTGCACTATGATATTGTGACTTCCTGTGCTCTTTTTTCAACTTGTGGGTTAGGAATTTGATTCACCATGCACTATGCATAGttttatcccccccccccccccccccccacccctccccacccttttttctttttattgtattgaTCTACTTCTACTTGAATTACTGTCTTaccctaaaaatttaaaattagtatTTCTCTACTTGGTTTGCCACGACATGCAGAGGTGTGAATTTTCAAGTCTCAAGTTTCTTGCATATTTAGTGTGCCATGt
This genomic window contains:
- the LOC126694136 gene encoding uroporphyrinogen decarboxylase 1, chloroplastic-like isoform X2, with amino-acid sequence MDDAPGRKPWEAFHPDGVIIFSDILTPLPAFGVPFDIEEVRGPVIQSPIYSEEGLKSLHPIDLEKLHFVGESLRILRREVDENTAVLGFVGAPWTIATYIVEGCTTRTYTTIKTMCHTAPHVLRALLSHLTQAISDYIVFQVESGAHCIQIFDSWGGQLPPDMWERWSRPYIEEIVSIVKNKCPQTPLVLYINGNGGLLERMTATGVDVIGLDWTVDMEDGRKRLGKEISVQGNVDPACLFSPLPALTEEIQRVVKCAGRRGHILNLGHGVLVGTPEEAVAHFFEVARSLKYDTLYQDRAVDSKLVV
- the LOC126694136 gene encoding uroporphyrinogen decarboxylase 1, chloroplastic-like isoform X1; protein product: MMRQAGRYMSVYRKLAERYPSFRERSETTDLIVEISLQPWEAFHPDGVIIFSDILTPLPAFGVPFDIEEVRGPVIQSPIYSEEGLKSLHPIDLEKLHFVGESLRILRREVDENTAVLGFVGAPWTIATYIVEGCTTRTYTTIKTMCHTAPHVLRALLSHLTQAISDYIVFQVESGAHCIQIFDSWGGQLPPDMWERWSRPYIEEIVSIVKNKCPQTPLVLYINGNGGLLERMTATGVDVIGLDWTVDMEDGRKRLGKEISVQGNVDPACLFSPLPALTEEIQRVVKCAGRRGHILNLGHGVLVGTPEEAVAHFFEVARSLKYDTLYQDRAVDSKLVV